In Ananas comosus cultivar F153 linkage group 10, ASM154086v1, whole genome shotgun sequence, the following proteins share a genomic window:
- the LOC109716496 gene encoding protein PYRICULARIA ORYZAE RESISTANCE 21-like, with translation MATVAPQWLRPAFCNLKDFEVQQLYKAACLFLFPSLLSRWSLHQSVQAMAEKISTLIIKVDLECCHCYKKIRKVLCKLQEREKIQTIEYDKKKNTVKVSGPFDAEGLKRKLLCMACDVITGIEIVPPPKPPDKPPTPPPPPPPKPCPPKVVCIFPPWPCQPPPLCPPPPPPPPPPPPPPPPPPPPPPPPPPPACPWPRCCWQPCPCPCPSPRPDHRGGIGCYQCCTCGKEDSGSWPPHSCGRCGGAGGCTWCCKVVTPPSCGHCGGAGGCPRCSGGGCKIVCEEDPGSICPTM, from the exons ATGGCCACTGTGGCCCCTCAATGGCTCCGCCCTGCGTTCTGTAACTTGAAAGACTTCGAAGTTCAACAGCTTTATAAAGCAGCATGCCTCTTCTTGTTTCCCTCGCTGCTTTCTCGCTGGTCTCTACATCAATCGGTTCAAGCAATGGCTGAGAAG ATCTCCACACTAATCATCAAAGTAGACCTGGAATGCTGCCACTGCTATAAGAAGATCAGAAAGGTTCTGTGCAAGCTCCAAG AACGAGAGAAGATCCAGACCATCGAATACGACAAGAAGAAGAACACCGTCAAAGTTTCCGGCCCTTTCGATGCCGAGGGCCTGAAAAGGAAGCTGCTTTGCATGGCCTGCGACGTGATCACGGGCATCGAGATCGTTCCCCCGCCGAAGCCACCGGATAAGCCGCCGacccctcccccgccgccgccgccgaagccGTGTCCGCCGAAGGTGGTGTGTATTTTTCCGCCGTGGCCGTGCCAGCCACCGCCACTGTGcccgccaccaccaccgccaccgccaccgcccccgccaccgccaccgccaccgccaccgccacctcctccccctccgccgccggcgtGTCCGTGGCCGAGGTGCTGCTGGCAGCCGTGCCCGTGCCCGTGCCCGTCGCCGCGCCCCGATCACCGAGGAGGAATCGGATGCTACCAGTGCTGCACGTGCGGGAAGGAAGACAGCGGATCGTGGCCCCCGCACAGCTGCGGCCGCTGTGGCGGTGCTGGCGGCTGTACCTGGTGCTGCAAGGTCGTCACCCCGCCCAGCTGCGGCCACTGTGGCGGTGCTGGCGGCTGTCCCCGGTGCTCCGGCGGCGGCTGCAAGATCGTCTGCGAGGAAGACCCTGGGTCCATCTGCCCCACCATGTGA
- the LOC109716497 gene encoding protein PYRICULARIA ORYZAE RESISTANCE 21-like isoform X2, producing the protein MAEKVSTLILKVDLECCRCNKKIKKVLCKLQEREKIQTIVYDEKKNTVKISGPFDPERLSKKLLCMACKVIKDVQIPPPPAPPPPPPPPPPPPPPPPPPPPPPPSPPPTPPPPTPPPPTKTKLVGVPYPYPVWPGCCQQPCPCPWYDCRGGRGVRRCCSCGKEDSGWVPPDSCHCGCGCGCGCGCGYGCGHXPPQRQCRLPLRLQ; encoded by the exons ATGGCTGAGAAG GTCTCCACATTAATCCTAAAAGTAGACCTGGAATGCTGCCGCTGCAACAAAAAGATCAAAAAGGTTCTGTGCAAGCTCCAAG AACGAGAGAAGATCCAGACCATCGTATACGACGAGAAGAAGAACACCGTCAAAATTTCCGGCCCTTTCGATCCCGAGCGCCTGTCAAAGAAGCTGCTTTGCATGGCCTGCAAGGTGATCAAGGACGTCCAgatccctcctcctcctgctcctcctcctcctccaccgccgcccccgccccctccgcctccgcctccgcctccgccgccccctcctccctctccaccgccaacgccgccgcccccgacccctccgccgccgacgaAGACAAAGCTAGTGGGGGTGCCGTATCCTTATCCGGTGTGGCCGGGCTGCTGCCAGCAGCCGTGCCCGTGCCCGTGGTACGACTGCcgaggagggagaggagtgCGCCGGTGCTGCTCGTGCGGGAAGGAGGACAGCGGATGGGTCCCCCCAGATAGCTGCcactgcggctgcggctgcggctgcggctgcggctgcggctacGGCTGCGGCCATTTNCCGCCGCAGCGACAGTGTCGGCTGCCGCTGCGGCTGCAGTGA
- the LOC109716497 gene encoding protein PYRICULARIA ORYZAE RESISTANCE 21-like isoform X1, producing MKEKKKKKATVKKAKFISNNIQVSTLILKVDLECCRCNKKIKKVLCKLQEREKIQTIVYDEKKNTVKISGPFDPERLSKKLLCMACKVIKDVQIPPPPAPPPPPPPPPPPPPPPPPPPPPPPSPPPTPPPPTPPPPTKTKLVGVPYPYPVWPGCCQQPCPCPWYDCRGGRGVRRCCSCGKEDSGWVPPDSCHCGCGCGCGCGCGYGCGHXPPQRQCRLPLRLQ from the exons atgaaggaaaaaaaaaaaaaaaaggcaacggTCAAGAAGGCAAAGTTTATAAGCAATAATATACAG GTCTCCACATTAATCCTAAAAGTAGACCTGGAATGCTGCCGCTGCAACAAAAAGATCAAAAAGGTTCTGTGCAAGCTCCAAG AACGAGAGAAGATCCAGACCATCGTATACGACGAGAAGAAGAACACCGTCAAAATTTCCGGCCCTTTCGATCCCGAGCGCCTGTCAAAGAAGCTGCTTTGCATGGCCTGCAAGGTGATCAAGGACGTCCAgatccctcctcctcctgctcctcctcctcctccaccgccgcccccgccccctccgcctccgcctccgcctccgccgccccctcctccctctccaccgccaacgccgccgcccccgacccctccgccgccgacgaAGACAAAGCTAGTGGGGGTGCCGTATCCTTATCCGGTGTGGCCGGGCTGCTGCCAGCAGCCGTGCCCGTGCCCGTGGTACGACTGCcgaggagggagaggagtgCGCCGGTGCTGCTCGTGCGGGAAGGAGGACAGCGGATGGGTCCCCCCAGATAGCTGCcactgcggctgcggctgcggctgcggctgcggctgcggctacGGCTGCGGCCATTTNCCGCCGCAGCGACAGTGTCGGCTGCCGCTGCGGCTGCAGTGA